tcgatacaagggaatttgaGAGGGTAAAGGCAGATAAAACgtgatatccaaggatataagagagataggagACTATACAAGGGAAGTTAAGTgaatataagggagatacaagATAATATCCAACTATAAAAgagagatttttttttttcaagagGAGTGGACTGCGTTACGCACATCGGCGAACCTGTGCACGTTGACGACCAGGTGTTAAGGCCGATAGTGTGGGACTCATCAATATTGATGCTACCCACTAAACCACTCCTTGGGCCTCCGCCCTAATAACACCCTCCCCGATCCCGCCTCTCGGCATTACTGCAGGGAGGGTGGGAGACTATATGAGTCCTAAGCCGCTTAACCAAGGCCGCGACTAGCCTATATCCCTACTTATTCttattctttcttctcttcttaTTTCTCAGAAGTAGCCTTTCTTTCTGAAATTTGTTTAGTCTATCCTCCTCCTTGGCCTTCATTACATTCCTGAAGTATGTTATAAAAGCATTTCTTGTGTCCTTatgctttaaaatattcaatatgtcgtcaaaattaaaatatcccGTACTATCAAATAGTGCGTTTCTGTCACTCTTGAAGGATTTGTAATTTAGGGTGGCATGTTCAGGCGTATCATCTTCATTTCCACACATTAAGCATCTACTGTCCGGATGTTTTCCAATTCGGTGCAAAAAGCTGTTAAAGCATCCATGTCCCGTCAATAGTTGCGTCACGTGGTAGTCGAGAATTTGGGGGCCCCATGTCCTCCAGCTTTCAATATCTTTAATCAGTCTTGCAGTTGTTCTGCCTCTAATGGAGTTATCCCATCTAGTCTGCCAGTTTGTGTTcgtcattttcatttctcttcttttaatttcccTTACCTTCCTATTGTAGCAGTCGTCCCTGTGTATGTTCGTAATTCTATAGAAGATTCTTTTCCACTCTTCTGCTATTAAGataagggggggggggggggggaatgcCCGCCAGCACACATAGAGCCTCATGAGACACAGTACAATATGCACTGGCCAATCTGGCTAAACCGATCTTTTGGGTCTGATGTAGTTTGTTTACACTCTTTTGGTTGTTGCTACTATTGCACCAAATCGGGGCCCCGTACAGCAGCACCGACTCGATGACTCTGTAGTATAAGAGTCTGGCTTGGTATCCTCCTCTGTTTGTTCGTATCGCGTCGTGATGCCGTCTACGGTTCGGCGTCGTCGAAGGATGCTGCACCGACTCGCAGCATCCTGTCCTCGTCTAGGAAGGGATTCAGCTGCTGTAGCTTACCCTTCACTGTCTGACCCTTGGCAAGACATCGAATTTCATCTGCGAAGTACACCCTCTGGAGTACGCGAATGATGGAGTCGCGAGCGATTTTCAATTCCGGGGCAGAAATGGCGCCTTTCTCTTTGTTGGATGATCTCCACCGAAGACAATATGCAATGACTCGTTGCATCCTTGTCCATGATGAAAATCTCTCCAAGAACGAGATGTCTAATGATGTCGTCGCTAGACAGATTGCGGTTTTCTGCTCCGGAATTATCGATGGTACGGCACCTTCCCAGACTGGCCAATTGGATGAGTCTTCTTGGAGCCATTTTGGACCGTGGTACCAGATTGATGACTGCAGGAATTCTTCAGGTGTCTGACCTCTTGAGATGAGGTCAGCGGGGTTCTCGGTGGTGGGCACATGGCGCCAATTTTCCACGTTGGTTTTATCTTGAATCTCTGTTACTCTGTTCGCTACGAATGTTTTTAAAAGATGTGGAGACGTTTGTAGCCAGTGGAGAACTATTGTGGAATCGGTTCAAAACGTGGTGTGTTTTATTGGTAGCTGCAGGGC
The genomic region above belongs to Augochlora pura isolate Apur16 unplaced genomic scaffold, APUR_v2.2.1 APUR_unplaced_1671, whole genome shotgun sequence and contains:
- the LOC144477514 gene encoding uncharacterized protein LOC144477514, with protein sequence MAGLNIRQWASNHPALLQGLAEENVNKRLQLGESSTIKTLGVAWNSLDDTISYAVTISEPIGPITKRSISSEIAKIYDPLGLLGPVIIVAKILLQKLWTMKVDWDESLPMETHTEWRKYYLALPLLNNVVFQRKTIATGAREFELHGFCDASERAYGAFLHWLQTSPHLLKTFVANRVTEIQDKTNVENWRHVPTTENPADLISRGQTPEEFLQSSIWYHGPKWLQEDSSNWPVWEGAVPSIIPEQKTAICLATTSLDISFLERFSSWTRMQRVIAYCLRWRSSNKEKGAISAPELKIARDSIIRVLQRVYFADEIRCLAKGQTVKGKLQQLNPFLDEDRMLRVGAASFDDAEP